In Diorhabda sublineata isolate icDioSubl1.1 chromosome 2, icDioSubl1.1, whole genome shotgun sequence, the sequence tcgtcttcagacactgacGGTGAACTGAGAATAGAGAAGGTAAACTGAGTTTACTTTTCCAGCCTCTGAAGACGagaacttggttatagaaacgcgcgtcggactcaaacagtgtaattgtgagtgttggtgtagctGTAGTCTAAATAGTATGTTcggtatgaatatcaccaagcaatatcattgcttcttgatgaaaaaaattctatacaagctcagcaatgtcTTGGAAAGTGTCATCCATACTCTGCTCATTGCTGAATTTaaatgatggtgaacgttctggttgTCGTTATTCCAGAAAACACCAACAAAGTCGTAGTGTTCAGAATTAAGCATGAagatttgaccatgagaaagctttttacAAATTGGTTGACGCGTTTATTCGCAgccgatcaaaaacaacaatgtGCTGATGATTCAGACTTCAGAGGACTTGGCTCTGGaatcaaaacaatcatcatCTTAGTGGACCGCAgtcggtgaaccacgtccaaagGTACAACagtcaatagcgaatactacattgttgttggatcgtttgaatgcaaaaatcaaggaaaaacggcctcatatgttgaagaaaaaactactattccaccaagacaatgtaccgattcacaagtcgatggcaacgatagttaaattgaacgaattgcttTCTAATCCACCGTATAGTTCAGATTTGGCTTCCAGCTGTAGCCTACTATGAGGCAAAAGTCAAATCCTTTTACAAGTTCAGCATCGAGAAGTTTAAAAAGCGTTGGACTGATTGTATTCCTCTCGAAttagattacattgatgaattaAATCGACTTTTgaccaaaaaaatgtttttcttactTAATCGcatgacttattgagtgatgtctTATATCCAGATTTTTAAACTTTGTAAGTTTGTTAATATCAATCCTATCGACTTGAAATAAACACCATTATTCTTgtaaaatgaaattgtatttatttgcGTTATAAAAGAAAATCGGCAGTtgtaatattgatattaatattgtttctttACTAATCGTACAGTCTGtagccttgcgatttatttatggttatcgcaaactccagacgtaccggaaattgtaaaccTTCAAAATCGAATGGTATACCAGGGATCAAGACATCCTTTTCTTTGTATTATTATTGTTCCCTCAGTGACTTTATTTATTAGTTCCTCGACATCTCTATTTTTCGCCGCGAATATTGCTCGTTCGCCCAGCAAATTATGGTTATTGAACTGTTGCGCTGAAGAAGCTTCTCTTTTCAGTCTGTGATGTGACAGAAATCTGTGGGTAATGTGATATCCACCGTGATGTCCAACAACTCCTTTGTAAAGTGTCATTATCACAAAGGATCAGCGATGTAAGGAAATTTCTTGCGCACGTAGCGGTAATCGTCATTCACAAAGATAGAAGGATGCGCTCGTTGGTTCGATCGAGGATCGATCGATCGACATATTAGgcggttgtcaaatgtcaaatagcaaatgtcaaataattcaagaccaaaatCAGCCAAATAGGTCCAGCCGTTCTCGTTTTTAAGCGAGACTAACGAACGGcaatttagttttatatatacagaTGGTATACGATGTAAATTCCTCTTTACTGTGTTTATATTATAACAGAAATCTAATGTTGTCATGTTTTAATGCCACAAGCGCTACAtcatatgaaattatttaatcaaaagtttgtttttctacgGACCTACATAGAAATTAACTAACACATTATGTAATATTTAGTTTCTTAAAGATGCAATTATTATCTGAAATAATTGCTGATAGAATAGGGGAGTGGTTGTGcttgttatttaaatatttaaaggGGCGTTAATCGTAATATCTTGTAGGTTCTGAGAATCGTCAGCTCTATGtatgtatgaataaatacaatattcatattgaatcaAAATGCCGTTTGTAGATGTCAGAGAGATCGTGAACCACAACATAAAAATCGTAACATTTTTAGGAATAATACCTCGAAAAATGGAACTTacgaaaagtttttttctacatCTTTTACGTGTAATAATAACAGgtagattttattataatagtagaaattatgaataataaaacttatttcgCTATATGATGTTGACACGAAATCTGATGGTCACAATAATAATGATTCTTTTATCTATcgaaatcaatttaataaataaaaatttcataattctcAACCATAAGTTGTATGGAACACTAAAAACAGGTTTGGACAGCCCAAAAGCCCTCCGTATTATAGATAACATAGTcgtatcataaaattttgttcaaattgtacctatttaataatattggttgaaaatttttcttcttcttcttcttcttattttaagactgtgtcttgtgttttcaaagagacagcctaagttgtgactgcgaggaccagctctcataccagcgctttggtggtcttccaggcggtttacttgtattgggtctctcttcctttgcgattttcgccagtctatcgttgttcattctattgacatgatctctccatgctcttcttctagttctggcccatctcactatatccggaacgtcacacattcttctgatttcattgctccttattctgtctcttagtgttttccctttgattgagcgtaatgtcttcatctcggttgttctaagaatcagtttagtagttgcagtctccgccctcgtttctatggcgtatatcattactggtctgacacaagttttatatatccgtgttttgctttcgatacttgaaaatttattcctccatatcacggttcgaaggaatcctgatatcctagatgctgctgttgtttgcgttttgacttcttgtttcaagttcctattgctcgtgatgttaacccctaaatatttaaaagacataacctgttctacacttttattataaattgccagtttgcatcttcttggttctctcgctattgtcaaggattgtgtcttttgtttcgatatgatcatattgaattctcctgcaactgtttcaaatctgtgtagcagtttttgcagattatcctcatcttcagatatcacaaccgcgtcatcagcgtagcaaactatcttaaactcatgttttcccattctgtatcctctgcctgccgttttgacttcttttatgatttcgtccattataatgttgaagagtattgggctgagactatctccttgtctgatccctgttgatactggcattttactggagagttcgttgtttactcttacatatgtgctatttccgttgttcatgtcccgaattatctctattgtcctttggtttacgcctcgtttttttagtagctcaataacgtcatgtaatctcactctgtcaaatgcttttgttaaatctatgaagcacataaacgcggttttattgtactatatggccttttcggcaatctgtcttaagatgaatatagcgtctatggttgatctattttttctaaatccctgttgttcttcgctcatgccgctacttgagatttcttctgcaataatttttgatagtaattttgaagtcgtgcttaggaggctgatccctctataattatttggatctttcttttcccctttttaaagacggggatcgttatgcttactttccattcctctggtacttttctctggtcgtatatcttgttgaacatgacatgcatttggtctattaattcattgccaccatatttaagaagctcgttattaatgttatccagccctggtgatttcctatttttcatcttgcgcattgttgctccaattttgtcttttgatattaattgttgttggatgtcttctccttcctcagatatattttcttgtttctgttctgTGGATTGGCTTGTTATTATGTCACCGTAGAGTTCATGGAAATACCTTTCCCATTCTTTTTACGTTATTGTTTTCGTGTGGATGTATTCATTGATTGGTCTTTTGATGTTCCTTATCATATTCCAGATCTTTTTTTGTCCCCCATATAAGTCGTTTTCCATGTCTGATGAGTATTTCTCCCAGAATTGTCTCTTAATCgtttgtatttccatatttgtccTATTCCTCACGACTTTGTAATCAGCATATGTAATTGTTTGAATTCTATATAGAAGATAtgctttccttttttctttcGCAAGTGATTTGATTTCGTGTGTGAACCATGGTTTCGTGTTGGGCTTTCCGTTTAGGTTCACCTTTCGTTTGCCTAATGCCTCTTCTGCAGCTGTCCTTATATTAGTACTTAATCTTTTCCATGCTAGTTCTACGGTATCATCTTTCAAgatcttgttttcatttattgcctTCCTTAGTCTTTGCTGGTAGAGGTATTTTGTGGTATCATCGCTAAGGCTTTCTATGTTCAGCTTTTCTGTCACTTTCGGTTTGTTCTGGATTTTCCTTTGTAAGGAGTTCCGCATTAGGGCTAGCACTATATGGTGGTTAGTCCCTGTGTTTACTGAGGTTAATGTTCTgacatctaatatttttgagggatgaatatttctgtttgtaataATGTAGTCTATAATCGATTTATGTCCTCTTGTGTTCTCGAACGTATACTTGTGCTGTTGTTTATGGGGATAAAACGTGTTGTTAATGCGTAGTTCATTATGTGCACAGAATTGTATGAGTTGTTCTCCATTGCTGTTGAGTGTTTCTTCGTTAAACCGATTCTTAATTCCACTAATAACCTCGTTACCAATCCTTCCATTAAAATCTCCCAGTATCATAATTTCGTCTTGCTTAGGTATTGTGATCTGCAGTTCATCATAGAATGAGTCTGTTTCTTCTTGACTTTTACTCGTATCAGGAGCATACACGCTTAATATATGGGTTTTAGTTGTTTCTgtaaatttaaacgtggttTGTAGCAGTCTGTCGCTTATATACTTTATGTCTATTATGTTTTTGTCGTATTTCTCGAGCACTAATAGGCCTTACTCCCGATGCTGCTCTTTCATCTTTTGGTTTCCCATTATATATCAATGTATACTATATATACTCCGCGATTCTAAAGTTGGCAGCTCCTTTCTTTTTCGTCTCAGACAAGGCACATATgtctattttatgtttcttaagcTCTATTATGGTTTCTTGGTCTTTGTTAGCAATTGATGTAACATTCCAGGTGGCTATTCGCAATTGTTGTCGcttccaaaatcgttttttccttAACTTTGCCGGGTCGTTATAAGTTTTATCAGTCCTATCCGAGGCTACTTTCTTCGTTCTCTGAGCAAATGGCTGTTTTACATGAGGTAGGTAGCTAGCCTTGCCTTACAACCCTCCtcttttatccgggcttgggaccggcagcaTGGTCGTTGACCTACTCAATCCGCCCAACGGCCACACTGGcagagttttgaaaatttttgttttattttaattccaagaaatttcattcaaaatttttaaaagccGCGTAAACACCTTCATCAATTAGTGAAGAAACAACAATAATCAATTGTTTcgcttaattttttaaatgtattcaaattaaacactaATAAACATCTTAGTTTTCCCAATATATATGAGGTCTGGCAATTATATAACTAGACTGCGcacctagagggcgccctagagaGGTGGGTTAAAAAAGTAGTGCGTTGTttttcaatctcaaatttctctttaaattgaaaaaaattccgaCTGTATACTATAAATTGtggcaagaggcctatggggacaattctctatctcgtggcCTTTTCCTGACGAGAATTATAAACAACTAGGTGTAAAAAGTGATTTAGATTTATGTATTGAATGGaatgtaatttttcatatattttttcatgtattttcaGTCAACTATTTTTAGGGCTTCTTTTGGCAATGATTGTCATAGCTCAGCTAGCTAATTTCGTGataagtattaataaaaatcttcaagaAACGGTATCAGCTACTTATTTAATGGGTTCCAGCACATTTTCCGTCATAAAATCTTGGTCTGTATTTAAACATAGGAAGCAGCTTATGGCTTTGataggtaaatatttttttatgtcaaaattcaGGTGGAAGTCGAGGTTAGGAATCTGTAAGTCTCTATAAATAAGCCcgaatatttgtttcaaataccACCATATTTCTTTTGGTTTCTATATCgttacaaatatttgaattttcttaAGGAAAAATCGATTCCATTCACATACGTGATTTCAGTGGCAACAGATCGAGCTGCCATCtgtttttttaattcagttttagAGTTTCTGGAAAGTTTAAGAGAAAGCCTGATCGATTTTGAAGCAGACATCGATTATTTGACAGATTTGATCAAAACATTTAATGACGTCAACCTCCAATAACAAAAGGACAGcatgaatttaatgaaaaagtgtaatttcagttttttttggaaaatttcctcGTCATATCTTATGGAGAAAGGTTTAAGTGCCGTTACAAactaattaccaaaaaaaatgagTAGATTGAAAGATTGAATATCACGAAACGTGCTTCCAGAacttaaatcaaatattgataatcaaTGAATCCATCAAGTACATTCCtctcattaaaattataatttttgtaattattaaagttagttaagtgattgtgatttatttaaatagattaAGAACTTaaaagacagtgtttattaatcaATCCCACGAATATAGAGAGTACacataaatacgaaaaacattacattgATGTCAGTAAATAAGTAGCCACATAAACACAGCCAACAGACTAAGTTACCTGAAATTGACGAAACTATAAGCAGAACTGGAGAATCGCCAGCTAGAAACGTCCGGTAAGAACAGTGACTCAAAGTAGCACTGGTAAGTCACGGATTTGATCCAGAAACTTATTTATTCAAAGACGAGTCTTCTGCTGTAATCTCGTCACTTTCTACTAAGATGGACTACCTactttttgtcttatattaatgcGACTGTGAAGGACCATAAATGTCCCTTTTATACcagaatttatagtttttattgtatatgATAAGATTTAGTACTCAAGTGCGTTGTACACTGACCACTCCTAATGGGAACTACCCTCATAGTTAATTGATTCCAAGTGTCTCTGGGAGTTGGAATTTAGAGATAAGTGGAGAGTTTAAGTTTGATGGCGTCGAATTTAAGCCTCGCGAAACTCCTTTAAGTGTGAGACCGTCGGCGAGGATCGACTTCACCTAGCTACGCGGTACAGGTAAACGTATAGCCTTATAGGATGACAATTACTAGtaagttaaataaattacttCATACCTTTGtacaaaactatttattaagcaaaaaaattgaataaatgaagTGGTTCCAATAATATGATTAGCGTTCTCGACGAACATTACACTATTAAGAACCCAGTATATCCATGTACAAGCAGCTTTAAGTACTAAATCTTATCgtatacaataattataaaatggatattttatattaaagtcacatcaatataaaattaaaagtaagtTATTGGAGACAATACTTGGGTTCAATAGTCtagtaaaatacaataaaaactataaataattataaaaccaGTAGACAAGGAATGTTTGTGGTCGTTCACAGTTACATTGattacaaaaattaagtaattcGAGACGATAAGTCAATGGAATTGAAGTACTTAATGGTAAATAAGGGACAGTTGGAATCACTTAGCTATGAGATTGGTTCAAATTAAGAGTGGTCAGTGTACAAACTGCCTTAAGTACTAAATCTCATcgtatacaataaaaactatacataattataaaacCAGTAGACAAGGGACGTTTATGGTCGttcacagttttttattttttattttcagatactCTAAATAGAGATGAATTCAAACCGAGGAATAAACGacagaataaaattttgatcgaatatataaaaatttctaaatttataacGAAACTTTTAGCAAGTCTTGTCGCAATAACGGGATGCTTTTTCGTTTTACATCCTTTTACAGTTGAAGACGGGCCATTTTTACCTTTACCAGCATATTTACCATTCAAAGCTGATAAATCACCTTATTTTGAAATGATATTTATTGGAGAAATAATTGGTATAATAACCAGCGCGCTTTGCTATCTCGCTgtagatgttttatttttaggtaagtCTTCATTCAAGGGAGACCCATTGAGTTGTTTATTGGGTGAAATGTGAACATTTTCACATGATTTTCTTGTATTGTACTCACACTATGTGATTCCACTTCGTAAAAGataaaagatcaaaatattgGAATCCAAACAAAGATTTTTCCAGAGAAAGTTGATCCTCTGCTTGCTGGGGTTgtggttatttatttatgacTGCCCTGCTTCgggatgaaaaaagaaaaaacgaggtttgaaaaaaaaaagaaaaaaagggaGAGCTCCAGACAAAAAAAGCTTGGGCAGAAACGATCAGtctcaacatttttggaaattgaaatatgaagaattttctttaaaaataattagattgAAGGATCTAcagtacaaattttttgattaactaTTAATTACTAGAAAAACTCAATTGAGGCTTGTTAAGGTTGATATATAAACTCATAGCCGGTTCTTgacttttttgtaatattttacaaaatttaagaatcaaattatacattttatgaaaatcaaatttttaaaatcagcTGATAGATAAGAAATTTTAAAGTTAGTTCACCCCTAATAAGCCTCCTGAAATGGTGTGATCGCCTTTTACGTACAATCACTTAAAGCCCTTAACAATCTTAAACAATGTgccaaatttaatatttttgagttaTGGAGTTgcagaaaaatcaattttttccgaaattattGGCTCAGATGGCAACTTGGTATAGGAGTAAATTGTCCCAAATTCGTCATATTTTGGACGCCCTGCTTTGTATCAGTCCTTATGCGAGAACACCCTGTTTATATTACCTATTCTTCTAGGATTACTCACAGCAATGTGTGCACAGCTTGAGATACTGAATGATTCATTGCTGAACCTCGGTGCAGATacagaaattcaaaataaagcaGCGATCGATTATAAAAGAGAATCTGAAATGATGAGTATAGATCTGGTACGATGTATCAAACAACATCGATATATATTGCAGTAAGTAACGATTTTTCGAAACGATAGAAGAGTCAAAAATAAAAGCGTAGGcgcattttgaaattttttataaagatacCCAGTGTATCATCGTTTCCAATTTAAAAGCTATGaagttattcaatattttgtgcaaGGTTTAATTCAATAAGAGGGTTGCTACTTATGTTTCaagatagacaaatgaaaaaaaatatttataattggatgggacctttattgtttttcaaaatacgtTTGAGCCAATTTCGATTGAGGTACGTCTAAAGCATGTAgtttgaacgcatcaactgcttcttcaggtgtagaaaaaagTTAACCTTgccatttatttttgatctgcgggaattaAAAGACATCATTGGGTTCCAAGCAAGGACTGTACGGAGGATGACCCAATAATTCGATCTTTTggctgttcaaaaacgtttttattgaGGTTGATAACACTTATGGCAACAAATGCAGTatagaattgaccgttctaagTTTTAATGGATTTGTGTAGATATGTAcacccattttgaaaaaataagcgaccctttgcttcgaagtgctccATGTATATGCATATTTTGTGCGACCTctacgaaattcatcctgtatcGAAGTGCGATCACGATTGGATTCGGAAAACCAGCTCGAGATGATGTTTATTCACAAACCATTGCAGGAGCTACTAATGCATActgaaaaagtcactgtttggtaTGGATTATGGGCCGGTAACATTATCGGGCCGTACttcttcaaaagcgacgatggCCAGGTTGTTACTGTGAATAGCGAGCGCTACcgtgtgatgattgacgattttttggcccaaaataaaataattgtacatgCCTGGCATGTGGTTCCAACAATACGGTGCCACATGCCACACGGCACGTGAAACAATGACCAAATTGAGAACCACCTTCGGTCAACAGTTCATCTCACGTTTGGCCGCCTAGATTGTCTGATTTAACGCCTTTGTACTATTTCTTGTGGAGCCATGTTaaggctaatgtctacagggataGACCAGCAACGATTAACATACTGGAAGCTAATATTGATGCATGTATTCGTGATATATCGGCCGATATGTTGAAGAGAG encodes:
- the LOC130453099 gene encoding uncharacterized protein LOC130453099 codes for the protein MILGDFNGRIGNEVISGIKNRFNEETLNSNGEQLIQFCAHNELRINNTFYPHKQQHKYTFENTRGHKSIIDYIITNRNIHPSKILDVRTLTSVNTGTNHHIVLALMRNSLQRKIQNKPKVTEKLNIESLSDDTTKYLYQQRLRKAINENKILKDDTVELAWKRLSTNIRTAAEEALGKRKVNLNGKPNTKPWFTHEIKSLAKEKRKAYLLYRIQTITYADYKVVRNRTNMEIQTIKRQFWEKYSSDMENDLYGGQKKIWNMIRNIKRPINEYIHTKTIT
- the LOC130453100 gene encoding odorant receptor Or1-like — encoded protein: MIVIAQLANFVISINKNLQETVSATYLMGSSTFSVIKSWSVFKHRKQLMALIDTLNRDEFKPRNKRQNKILIEYIKISKFITKLLASLVAITGCFFVLHPFTVEDGPFLPLPAYLPFKADKSPYFEMIFIGEIIGIITSALCYLAVDVLFLGLLTAMCAQLEILNDSLLNLGADTEIQNKAAIDYKRESEMMSIDLVRCIKQHRYILQFVNEIQSRFSVVTFGQFMLSVLVLCTTLYELSLLSQLDFYLGYMIIYLLLLLSDIFLPCYLGSAVFLKHQKLTSSAYHCEWINTDEKFKKNLLYFLTISQKNLKISAGGYVTLSIDTFITIMKSSISYFTFLNKMTDI